A region from the Sulfurivermis fontis genome encodes:
- a CDS encoding CZB domain-containing protein — protein sequence MNFYDAINSHVAWKVHLQNHLLGISDTAFDVHTVGQDNLCALGHWLYANLAAWQDQPLYWEVIKAHAAFHRCAGEIVHLHAAGKTEEAEHLLHHEYAQLSHQLVHALRELSRVSDGS from the coding sequence ATGAATTTCTACGACGCCATCAATTCCCATGTCGCCTGGAAGGTGCATTTGCAGAATCATCTGCTCGGCATCAGCGACACGGCATTCGATGTCCATACCGTCGGGCAGGACAATCTGTGCGCGTTGGGTCACTGGCTGTATGCCAACCTGGCCGCCTGGCAGGATCAGCCGCTGTATTGGGAGGTCATCAAGGCGCATGCCGCCTTTCACCGCTGCGCCGGCGAGATCGTCCACCTGCACGCCGCCGGCAAGACGGAGGAGGCGGAGCACCTGCTGCATCATGAGTATGCGCAGTTGTCCCACCAGTTGGTGCACGCGCTGCGCGAGTTGAGCCGGGTCAGCGACGGTAGCTGA
- the cbiB gene encoding adenosylcobinamide-phosphate synthase CbiB — protein MGLAVVGFCAVLLDLWLGEPRRYHPLVGFGRLAAALETRLNRRRRTQGVLVLLLAVLPLVLVTAVLAHLPHIGVVAEVLLLYLAIGATSLAQHGRAVAAALAGGDLALARQRVGWMVSRDTAALDEAGVARAATESVLENGNDAIFGALFWFVVLGAPGAVLYRLVNTLDAMWGYRNERYAAFGWAAARLDDVLNWIPARLTALSYALLGDGRRALRCWYRQGHRTSPNAGVVMAAGAGALGLQLGGPASYHGSVEERPLLGEGGAPGAVDILRAIRLVQHSLWLWLGAIVVLDLAR, from the coding sequence ATGGGGCTGGCCGTCGTCGGTTTTTGTGCCGTCCTGCTCGACCTGTGGTTGGGGGAGCCGCGTCGTTATCATCCGCTGGTCGGTTTTGGCCGGTTGGCGGCCGCGCTGGAGACGCGGCTCAACCGGCGCCGTCGCACACAGGGCGTGCTGGTGCTGTTGCTGGCGGTGCTGCCCCTGGTGCTGGTGACGGCCGTATTGGCCCATCTGCCCCATATTGGTGTGGTAGCCGAGGTGCTGTTGCTGTATCTCGCCATCGGCGCAACCAGTCTGGCGCAACACGGCCGCGCCGTCGCGGCGGCACTGGCCGGCGGTGATCTGGCGTTGGCCCGCCAGCGCGTGGGCTGGATGGTGAGCCGTGATACGGCCGCGCTGGATGAGGCAGGCGTAGCCCGGGCGGCAACGGAGTCGGTGCTGGAGAATGGCAACGATGCGATATTCGGCGCGCTGTTCTGGTTTGTGGTGCTCGGCGCGCCGGGGGCGGTGCTGTATCGCCTGGTGAACACGCTGGACGCCATGTGGGGTTATCGCAACGAGCGCTATGCCGCCTTCGGCTGGGCGGCGGCGCGCCTGGATGACGTGCTCAACTGGATACCCGCGCGCCTCACCGCACTCAGCTATGCCCTGCTCGGCGACGGTCGCCGCGCCCTGCGCTGCTGGTATCGGCAGGGCCATCGTACGAGCCCCAATGCCGGCGTGGTGATGGCGGCCGGTGCCGGCGCCCTTGGCCTGCAGTTGGGCGGTCCGGCCAGCTATCACGGCAGCGTCGAAGAGCGGCCGTTGCTGGGCGAAGGGGGGGCGCCGGGGGCCGTCGATATCCTGCGTGCCATCCGTCTGGTGCAGCACAGCCTGTGGTTGTGGCTGGGCGCCATTGTGGTACTGGACCTGGCGCGTTGA
- the cobD gene encoding threonine-phosphate decarboxylase CobD: MTLATALLHGGRLRQAARDYGIPLQQWLDLSTGINPAGWPVPPLPAACWQRLPEDDDGLLEAAAAYYGTANLLPCAGSQQAIQALPSLRAPGRVGLLQPSYAEHAHAWRLAGHEVVALAADDIEARLALLDVLLLVHPNNPGGERFAPEQLLSWQERLAMRGGWLVVDEAFMDATPQHSIATAAGREGLVVLRSLGKFFGLAGARVGFVLAWPQLLQRLMAVFGPWPVNHPAREVARLALLDTAWQEAMRGQLLQQGARLHALLTAAGLPPHGGTALFQYLRHPAALRLHQALAQQGILVRRFDQPAALRFGLPGSEAEWQRLRSALAMVGAGDEQAIRREDSVPTLAYRGASDAAHDA, translated from the coding sequence ATGACGCTAGCCACTGCATTGCTACACGGTGGCCGCCTGCGCCAGGCGGCGCGCGACTATGGCATTCCGCTGCAACAATGGCTCGACCTGTCCACCGGCATCAACCCGGCGGGCTGGCCGGTGCCGCCGCTGCCGGCGGCCTGCTGGCAGCGCCTGCCGGAAGACGACGACGGTCTATTGGAAGCGGCCGCCGCCTATTACGGCACTGCCAACCTGCTGCCCTGTGCCGGATCGCAGCAGGCGATCCAGGCCCTGCCGTCGCTGCGTGCACCGGGGCGTGTCGGCCTGCTGCAACCGAGCTACGCCGAACATGCCCATGCCTGGCGTCTGGCAGGGCATGAGGTCGTGGCACTGGCCGCTGACGACATCGAGGCACGGCTGGCGCTGCTCGATGTGCTGTTGCTGGTCCATCCCAACAATCCCGGCGGCGAGCGTTTCGCCCCCGAACAACTGCTCTCCTGGCAGGAGCGGCTCGCCATGCGCGGCGGCTGGCTGGTGGTGGACGAGGCGTTCATGGATGCCACACCGCAGCACAGCATTGCCACCGCGGCGGGCCGCGAGGGGCTGGTCGTGTTGCGCTCGCTGGGGAAGTTCTTCGGCCTGGCCGGCGCCCGTGTCGGTTTCGTGCTGGCCTGGCCGCAGTTGCTGCAGCGCCTGATGGCTGTGTTCGGGCCGTGGCCGGTGAACCATCCGGCGCGCGAGGTGGCGCGTCTGGCATTACTGGATACGGCCTGGCAGGAAGCCATGCGCGGGCAACTGTTGCAGCAGGGGGCGCGCCTGCACGCGCTGCTCACCGCGGCGGGATTGCCGCCGCACGGCGGCACCGCCCTGTTCCAGTACCTGCGTCACCCCGCTGCGCTGCGCCTCCATCAGGCGCTGGCGCAGCAGGGCATACTGGTACGCCGCTTCGACCAGCCGGCGGCGCTGCGTTTCGGCCTGCCCGGCAGCGAGGCGGAATGGCAGCGCCTGCGCAGCGCGCTTGCTATGGTGGGAGCGGGGGATGAACAGGCTATTCGCCGGGAGGACTCGGTTCCTACCTTGGCGTACCGAGGAGCAAGCGATGCTGCACACGATGCGTGA